The genomic region ctcccttttctttttttacttCTCGAAGATGTCACCACTAGCTCTTCTCTCTTCGATCTTATCTATTTAACATCGTCCAATTTCTCAACCAACTTtctctgtttttatttttttggttaacTGGGTTAGACCCCATTACAACGTGTCGATCACCGGAGCGGCTCCCCCCTCTCGCATCGAAGCTGTGTGGGGGAGGAGGGCGGAGAAAGAGCAAACACAGTGAGTGAGTGAATTGAAGTGAATTGTTGTGTATGGTATTTCTAAGAACAAATGGAAGTGGAACAATCTTCATGCAACATTCATAGGATATGAAAGATTATTATTGGTGggagaaaaataaaacaaaacagatTTCCAAGTAGATGCAGCAAGGCGGCGGCAGCGGAGGGCATCAATCTCAATATGGGGAGATGGGTGGTGGTCCAACGACTGATGCAACGAGTAGCAGTCACATGGTGAGCGAACAGTCGGAGCAGTTGGAAGAGGCATCTCCTATAAGTTACAGGCCACCAGCTGCTGCCATTGGGAATCCCGATGAATTGATGATGAGGTTAGCCGAGGAAGGAGATGAAGGGGATCGACTAGGTGACGACCACGGCTGCGTAGGAGGGGGAGCTGGTGGAGTTGCAAGTGGCAATAGGTGGCCCCGTCAAGAGACTCTTGCACTTCTGAAGATTAGATCAGATATGGATGGTATTTTTCGTGATGCCACCGTCAAAGGCCCTCTTTGGGAAGATGTTTCCAGGTAAATCAAACCAACCCAATTTCAGTtccttaaataataaaattacagcAAATTCCAGTAAAAAATTTTATAATCATTTCCTgaatgcatttctctccataagCACATGGTTTCTATCTGTTTCCATCACAATTCACGAGCTGGGGcatcttcatttttctttttataattaattaaagaatAAGTAAAGGCTGAAAAGGCCCAGATCCGCTGCATGAACTCTAACCAATCCAatcttttccatttttatattatatgtatatgtatatatattcctCTTTATTTTTTTACTTACCACTAGTAGTATTATTCACGTCTTTTGAAATTAGCAACCCAGAATTTGAAAATCCCGAGAGAAAttccttttaattttaaaagaaaagagtttgattATGTGTTATGTGAGTAAACAAGGGGCTGGGTTTGGCAGGAAGTTAGCGGAACTTGGTTACAAAAGGAGTGCCAAAAAGTGCAAGGAAAAATTCGAGAACGTCCACAAGTACTACAAGCGGACAAAAGATGGTCGAGGTGGGCGTCAAGATGGTAAGAGTTACAAGTTTTTCAGCGAGCTAGAGGCTCTTAATACAACTTCTGCCACTCTGTCAAAACCACCCATCACGCCAGCCACCTCCGCCAGCCTCGACGTGGCTCCCATTTCGATTGGAATCCCTATGCCCATCTCTTCCGTCAGGATTCCACctactactactactacaacTGCTATCCCAATGTCCTCGTCTATGTTACCCATGCCTGGATCCGCTCCACCACCTCCTCCTGCCACTCCATTTGGAATCAGCTTCTCTTCTAATAGCTCTTCCTCTTCTCAGGGCTTTGAAGATGAAGATGAAATCTGGAGGGAACCGTCGACGGACATGGGTGGCACTAGTCGTAAACGTAAAAGGCAGTCGTCGTCAAGAGAGGGTGGTAGTAGTAGTAGCAGGAAGAGGATGATGGAGTTCTTTGAGGGTTTAATGAAACAGGTGATGCAGAAACAAGAAGCGTTGCAGCAAACGTTTTTAGAATCCATAGAGAAGAGAGAGCAAGATAGGATGATTAGAGAAGAAGCTTGGAAAAGACAAGAGATGGCAAGATTGGCCCGCGAACATGAACTTATAGCTCAAGAACGAGCCATTGCTTCTTCTAGGGATGCTGCCATTATTTCCTTTTTGCAGAAGATTACTGGTCAGACCATTCAGTTACCCACAACTGTTAGTACTATCCCCTCGGTTACTATCCCCTCGGTTCCACCTCCGCCGACACAACCAGCCACACCAGTTGTTCAACCACCGACTCCAATTCCTACAGCGGCTCCACCATTACATCATCCACCATCGTTACCGCAGCAAAAGTCACATTTGCACCATCAACAGCAGCAACAAGCTCAAAATACCCAACTTCTTGTGAAGCATAATCAACAACAGGAGCCTATACCTTCGGAAGTGATAATGGCTATCCCGGAGCAAAAGGTGCCACCACAGGAAATTGGTGGGAGCGAGGGCATTGAGCCTGCATCGTCTAGATGGCCTAAAGCCGAGGTTCTAGCACTTATAAACCTAAGAAGTGGGCTTGAAACCAGATATCAAGAGGCTGGGCCCAAGGGTCCTCTTTGGGAAGAAATCTCCGTTGGTATGAGCAGGATGGGCTATAAAAGAAGCGCCAAACGATGCAAGGAAAAATGGGAGAACATCAACAAATACTTCAAAAAGGTCAAAGAAAGTAACAAGAAACGCCCCGAGGATGCCAAAACCTGCCCATATTTTCATCAACTCGATGCCCTTTACCGTAAGAAAATACTTGGAAGTGGTTCCAGTAGCTTCAGTGACCAGAATAGGCTTGAAGGAGAAAC from Gossypium arboreum isolate Shixiya-1 chromosome 1, ASM2569848v2, whole genome shotgun sequence harbors:
- the LOC108460611 gene encoding trihelix transcription factor GTL1-like, with protein sequence MQQGGGSGGHQSQYGEMGGGPTTDATSSSHMVSEQSEQLEEASPISYRPPAAAIGNPDELMMRLAEEGDEGDRLGDDHGCVGGGAGGVASGNRWPRQETLALLKIRSDMDGIFRDATVKGPLWEDVSRKLAELGYKRSAKKCKEKFENVHKYYKRTKDGRGGRQDGKSYKFFSELEALNTTSATLSKPPITPATSASLDVAPISIGIPMPISSVRIPPTTTTTTAIPMSSSMLPMPGSAPPPPPATPFGISFSSNSSSSSQGFEDEDEIWREPSTDMGGTSRKRKRQSSSREGGSSSSRKRMMEFFEGLMKQVMQKQEALQQTFLESIEKREQDRMIREEAWKRQEMARLAREHELIAQERAIASSRDAAIISFLQKITGQTIQLPTTVSTIPSVTIPSVPPPPTQPATPVVQPPTPIPTAAPPLHHPPSLPQQKSHLHHQQQQQAQNTQLLVKHNQQQEPIPSEVIMAIPEQKVPPQEIGGSEGIEPASSRWPKAEVLALINLRSGLETRYQEAGPKGPLWEEISVGMSRMGYKRSAKRCKEKWENINKYFKKVKESNKKRPEDAKTCPYFHQLDALYRKKILGSGSSSFSDQNRLEGETSQQHQDPPMEAPQPSHDQSENKTGTTIDVLTSKENSPGSLFGKGNGRATKKSEDIVRKLMEEQEMQMQ